A genomic segment from Sorangium aterium encodes:
- a CDS encoding RHS repeat-associated core domain-containing protein produces the protein MNPGVFIAGGGGGGGGGRGKGGRGRGGERGAGGKNGKGDASGGGKDAKGCSPGANGGCTNCSRSISRGDPVDVISGEVFTSPETDLFLPGFFNLDITRAYSSARRDEDVGLGFGWRHSLAWTLEETRRGLVLRSGDGGVETLPALDGTGEQASVGPWGILRTEMGYAVRPGNEFIHHFAKTEPTSAVYRLVAVNYRARGWLRLNYEAGRLVCVMDSAGRTIVFHSTQEGRIRSIAVPDPNGDSLIFARFEYNAHGDLIEAIDADGYSTRYGYDEHHRLQRLEYPSGIVFHFVYDDEGSCIETWGNYPGHADAALASEAPPVLRDGHPAKGIYHCRFVYDGDYTEVVDSVRLQRFFRGPADEIGKAVNARGGVTARVFDERERMISLTDPTGATWTWKYDEMDEIGMETNPDAQVLHVRRDTLGREIEIVDPGGGSTAIHRDRFGEVVLMRDQVNGLIQFNHIERGLAREVVDERGGRHLFEYDYHGNCTARTFPNGARYQFMYDYWGRLLRIVNPLGYEIHLRYTRSGRVTHIVDQLGRTTSCRYDGMGNLVSTTEPNGSTTTYEYGGLNWLTRVLHPDGSELRAFYNREGWLLYHLNERGEKSERSYLADGNLSSERQFHGASVRYQRDLLGRITGYDEGDGLHELKLSPAGQILEHVAHDNSARRFEYDPRGELMFASSAEVELTFERDAAGRITKESITVEGATYVVQSWRNEAGDRLALRTSLGHELRVKRDANGRVAALEDRDGRVLSITRSPLGSVQRIDLAAGGAILDARDAANRLRRRHVERLQDGQRSDEPEWIGVGRAHMVDHRYEYTAVDELRSMSTAGGLSDVFEYDARKRLVCRQRADGTRETFHVDPCSNYNEIGARGLERSYAQGNVLTTRGNTQYTYDARGYLIKKTVRSPASPTLETWRYSWNAYGLLESVDRPDGLRVEFLYDAFARRVVKRTLRHGRVTARYHYVWDLMSLIHEVKISDSGVPESVRTYLFEDSDDPMPLGHRDTAGGAWVYYVEDVIGAPTDLIDATGRLLGRLERSVFGKARPAPGSKETTQFRHPGQYDDAETGLHYNRYRYYDPEIGRYISPDPIGYFGGLNLFAYGHNPIGWPDPLGLVIAQLTGAPAAFQNFAGNPGGFPSGGVTSPGLNAPPAGLNPRNNGCGEQKFAQELLAFGKTQQARELPRRQRKYKLEGKFPPCPTCHAALMRAAADANSTVEYMWEQPEGVQNKVTYKGNTNGSCKVKGKGTAGKEVATGYDHDLGAAANPKAATTQGYYGVAFSSKSDATYEKLRQQQKNERKK, from the coding sequence ATGAACCCGGGCGTCTTCATCGCTGGTGGAGGCGGAGGAGGCGGCGGAGGCCGCGGAAAAGGTGGGCGAGGGCGTGGCGGGGAGCGAGGCGCAGGCGGTAAGAATGGCAAGGGAGATGCCAGCGGTGGTGGCAAGGACGCAAAAGGATGCAGCCCCGGCGCGAACGGCGGATGCACCAACTGCAGCCGAAGTATCTCCAGAGGAGACCCCGTCGACGTCATTTCGGGAGAGGTCTTCACAAGCCCTGAGACGGACCTCTTCTTGCCGGGGTTCTTCAACCTCGATATCACCCGTGCATATTCCTCTGCTCGACGCGACGAGGACGTAGGACTGGGATTCGGCTGGAGACATAGCTTGGCCTGGACGCTGGAAGAGACCCGACGCGGACTCGTTCTGCGGTCAGGCGACGGCGGCGTGGAGACCCTTCCGGCGCTGGACGGCACCGGCGAGCAGGCGTCTGTCGGGCCTTGGGGGATTCTACGCACTGAGATGGGCTATGCGGTACGGCCCGGCAACGAGTTCATCCATCACTTCGCCAAGACAGAGCCGACGTCCGCCGTATACAGGCTGGTCGCGGTCAATTATCGAGCCCGTGGCTGGCTGCGTCTGAACTATGAGGCCGGGCGCCTGGTATGCGTTATGGACTCGGCAGGGCGCACCATCGTCTTCCACAGCACCCAGGAAGGTCGAATCCGCTCGATCGCCGTGCCAGATCCGAACGGGGACTCGCTCATCTTCGCCCGCTTCGAATACAATGCTCATGGCGACCTGATCGAGGCCATTGACGCCGATGGTTACTCGACCCGCTACGGGTACGACGAACATCATCGCCTACAGCGCCTCGAATATCCGAGCGGGATCGTTTTTCACTTCGTCTACGACGACGAGGGTAGCTGCATCGAGACCTGGGGAAACTATCCGGGACACGCCGATGCCGCGCTGGCTTCCGAAGCGCCGCCTGTCCTACGTGACGGGCACCCAGCGAAAGGTATCTATCATTGTCGATTTGTATATGATGGCGACTACACCGAGGTTGTCGATTCTGTGCGGCTGCAGCGCTTTTTTCGTGGTCCTGCCGATGAAATCGGCAAAGCCGTGAACGCTCGAGGCGGAGTTACGGCGCGTGTCTTCGACGAGCGAGAACGCATGATTTCGCTCACCGATCCGACAGGGGCGACGTGGACTTGGAAATACGATGAGATGGATGAGATTGGGATGGAAACGAATCCCGACGCCCAAGTCCTCCACGTCCGGCGCGACACGCTAGGCCGAGAAATCGAGATCGTCGACCCCGGCGGAGGCAGCACGGCGATTCACCGCGACCGCTTCGGCGAAGTCGTCTTGATGCGCGATCAGGTAAATGGGTTGATTCAGTTCAATCATATTGAACGAGGTCTCGCGCGTGAGGTCGTCGATGAACGTGGTGGGCGGCATCTGTTCGAGTACGACTATCACGGTAACTGCACCGCTCGTACGTTTCCGAACGGGGCGCGTTACCAGTTCATGTACGACTACTGGGGACGCCTGCTTCGGATCGTGAATCCGCTCGGTTACGAAATACATCTGCGCTACACCCGATCGGGGCGGGTGACGCACATCGTGGACCAGCTCGGCCGAACCACAAGTTGTCGCTATGACGGGATGGGCAACCTGGTCTCAACCACCGAGCCGAACGGCAGCACAACGACGTATGAATACGGTGGGTTGAATTGGCTCACGCGTGTCCTGCATCCCGATGGCTCCGAGCTGCGCGCGTTCTACAACCGCGAGGGATGGCTGCTGTACCATCTGAACGAGCGAGGCGAGAAATCCGAGCGCTCGTACTTGGCAGACGGGAACCTCTCCTCGGAGCGCCAGTTTCATGGCGCGAGCGTCCGCTACCAACGCGATCTGCTCGGGCGCATCACGGGATACGACGAAGGCGACGGTCTGCATGAGCTGAAGCTCAGTCCGGCGGGGCAGATCCTGGAGCACGTCGCACACGACAACTCCGCGCGGCGCTTCGAGTATGACCCGCGCGGCGAGCTGATGTTCGCGTCCTCCGCGGAGGTCGAGCTCACGTTCGAGCGTGACGCGGCGGGCCGGATTACCAAGGAATCCATCACCGTGGAAGGGGCGACCTACGTCGTTCAGAGCTGGCGCAACGAAGCCGGAGATCGTTTAGCGCTTCGGACGTCGCTCGGCCACGAGTTGCGCGTGAAGCGAGACGCGAACGGTCGCGTCGCAGCGCTGGAGGACCGCGACGGTCGCGTCCTGTCTATCACGCGAAGCCCGCTCGGCTCCGTTCAGCGCATCGATCTCGCCGCCGGTGGAGCCATTCTCGACGCACGAGACGCCGCCAACCGCCTGCGGCGCCGCCACGTCGAGAGGCTGCAGGACGGTCAACGAAGCGATGAGCCGGAGTGGATCGGGGTCGGTCGCGCACATATGGTCGATCACCGCTACGAGTACACCGCCGTTGACGAGCTCCGTAGCATGTCCACCGCGGGCGGCCTGTCCGATGTGTTCGAGTACGACGCCAGAAAGCGACTCGTTTGCAGGCAGCGTGCCGATGGAACGCGGGAAACGTTTCACGTCGATCCGTGCTCTAATTACAACGAGATCGGCGCCCGCGGTCTCGAGCGCAGCTACGCGCAGGGCAACGTCCTCACGACGCGCGGGAACACCCAGTACACCTACGACGCGCGGGGCTACCTTATCAAGAAGACGGTGCGAAGCCCGGCATCTCCGACGCTGGAGACATGGCGCTACAGCTGGAACGCGTATGGTCTTCTGGAGAGCGTCGATCGTCCCGACGGACTGCGCGTGGAGTTCCTGTACGACGCGTTCGCGCGTCGCGTCGTCAAGCGCACACTAAGGCATGGCCGCGTCACTGCTCGATACCACTATGTCTGGGACCTCATGTCATTGATCCACGAGGTGAAGATCAGTGATTCTGGGGTGCCGGAGTCTGTCCGCACATACCTGTTCGAGGACTCCGATGACCCGATGCCGCTCGGGCACCGCGACACCGCAGGCGGCGCGTGGGTCTACTATGTAGAGGACGTCATTGGCGCGCCGACGGATCTAATCGATGCGACCGGTCGGCTGCTGGGGAGGCTCGAGCGCTCCGTCTTCGGGAAGGCGCGGCCTGCTCCCGGCTCGAAGGAGACGACGCAATTTCGTCATCCTGGCCAGTATGATGATGCCGAGACCGGTCTTCACTACAATCGCTATCGCTACTACGACCCTGAGATTGGCAGGTACATCAGCCCTGACCCCATCGGCTACTTCGGTGGGCTCAACCTGTTCGCCTACGGCCACAATCCGATCGGCTGGCCTGACCCTCTGGGGCTGGTCATCGCCCAGCTGACGGGTGCGCCGGCGGCGTTCCAGAACTTTGCGGGCAACCCGGGCGGATTCCCGTCCGGCGGCGTGACATCGCCGGGGCTGAACGCTCCCCCGGCAGGCCTCAATCCGCGCAACAACGGATGTGGCGAGCAGAAATTCGCCCAGGAATTGCTTGCGTTCGGAAAGACGCAGCAAGCGCGGGAGCTACCGCGCCGGCAGCGCAAGTACAAGCTCGAAGGCAAGTTCCCGCCGTGCCCCACCTGTCATGCGGCGCTGATGCGCGCGGCGGCCGACGCGAACTCGACTGTGGAGTACATGTGGGAGCAGCCAGAGGGGGTGCAAAACAAGGTCACCTACAAGGGCAACACAAACGGCTCGTGCAAGGTCAAGGGGAAGGGGACGGCGGGCAAGGAGGTCGCTACAGGATACGACCACGACTTGGGTGCTGCTGCCAACCCGAAGGCCGCGACGACACAGGGATATTATGGTGTCGCATTCAGCAGTAAGTCGGATGCTACCTATGAAAAGCTGCGTCAGCAACAGAAGAACGAGAGAAAGAAATGA
- a CDS encoding ArsR/SmtB family transcription factor — MTDDDRVFKALADPTRRSLLDRLFARDGLTLTELESELEMSRFGVMKHLRVLEAAGLVVTVRSGRKKLHYLNPVPIRQIHDRWIDKYTEGRISALVDLKKQLEENNDDEE, encoded by the coding sequence GTGACGGACGACGATCGCGTCTTCAAGGCGCTGGCCGATCCCACCCGGCGCTCTCTCCTCGACCGGCTCTTCGCGCGTGACGGCCTCACGCTCACGGAGCTCGAGTCCGAGCTCGAGATGTCGCGGTTCGGCGTGATGAAGCACCTTCGTGTGCTCGAAGCCGCGGGGCTCGTCGTCACGGTTCGATCGGGCCGGAAGAAGCTTCACTACCTGAACCCGGTCCCCATTCGCCAGATCCACGATCGTTGGATCGACAAGTACACAGAGGGGCGCATTTCGGCGCTCGTCGATCTGAAGAAGCAGCTGGAGGAGAACAATGACGACGAAGAGTGA
- a CDS encoding leucine-rich repeat domain-containing protein: MNDALKRISAAAAQGSKTLNLRGLGLDDLPEEIGTLTTLEELDLSRNALRQLTPSLVGLDQLAKLDLSRNQLKWFPSELCGLTSLRSLNASDNAIKDVPASISTLIALEELDIGFNKLERLPRELFALPRLRKLELSGNQLKLLPREVGQMKELVELWVVDNPFSVLPKEIWTLPKLSWLHLDGEQFGQVPEAVRKRGKPTLQVV; encoded by the coding sequence GTGAATGACGCGCTCAAGCGGATCTCCGCCGCCGCGGCTCAAGGGAGCAAGACGCTCAATCTTCGCGGGCTGGGCCTAGACGATCTGCCCGAGGAGATCGGGACCCTCACCACGCTGGAGGAGCTCGACCTGTCCCGCAACGCGTTGAGACAGTTAACGCCGTCGCTCGTGGGGCTCGACCAGCTCGCGAAGCTGGATCTGAGCCGGAATCAGCTGAAGTGGTTCCCCTCGGAGCTGTGCGGCCTGACCAGCCTGCGTAGCTTGAACGCGAGCGACAACGCCATCAAGGACGTTCCGGCCTCGATCTCCACGCTCATCGCGCTCGAGGAGCTCGATATCGGCTTCAACAAGCTTGAGCGACTGCCTCGGGAGCTCTTCGCCCTCCCGAGGCTGCGCAAGCTGGAGCTGAGCGGCAATCAGCTGAAGCTTTTGCCACGGGAAGTGGGGCAGATGAAAGAGCTCGTCGAGCTCTGGGTTGTCGACAACCCCTTTTCGGTTCTGCCCAAAGAGATATGGACTCTACCGAAGCTTTCGTGGCTTCACCTGGATGGTGAGCAGTTCGGGCAGGTCCCGGAAGCCGTGCGCAAGCGAGGAAAGCCGACCCTGCAGGTCGTATAA
- a CDS encoding SRPBCC family protein encodes MTTKSEKPVHVYRVHIKATPEAVWDAITKPEWIEKYGYCARAEYDLRPGGKYQAFANAEMAQHGGPKVIIDGEVIEADPPRKLVQTWRILWDPEMKEEGFRRLTWEIEVSPYGITSLTVTHEVGDAPKTAAITSGAIKEAGGGWSYILSDLKTLLETGKTLSAA; translated from the coding sequence ATGACGACGAAGAGTGAGAAGCCGGTCCACGTCTACCGAGTCCACATCAAGGCGACGCCCGAGGCCGTCTGGGATGCGATCACGAAGCCCGAGTGGATCGAGAAATACGGTTACTGCGCTCGCGCGGAGTACGATCTGCGCCCCGGCGGCAAATACCAGGCGTTCGCGAACGCGGAGATGGCCCAGCACGGCGGCCCCAAGGTCATCATCGATGGAGAGGTCATCGAGGCCGACCCTCCGCGAAAGCTCGTTCAGACGTGGCGCATCCTCTGGGATCCCGAGATGAAGGAGGAAGGCTTCAGGCGACTGACCTGGGAGATCGAGGTGAGCCCCTACGGCATCACGTCGCTGACCGTGACCCACGAGGTCGGCGACGCGCCCAAGACGGCTGCCATCACCTCGGGCGCGATCAAGGAAGCCGGCGGAGGCTGGAGCTACATCCTGAGCGATCTGAAGACGCTGCTCGAGACAGGCAAGACGCTCTCGGCAGCTTGA
- a CDS encoding MmcQ/YjbR family DNA-binding protein — protein sequence MSSGSPTPSTPPPPTHVPSAFRSEDFQRLALSLPEAEEQDHWGKPSFRVRGKIFATHWVAEEHAVLKLSLEEQDSLVQAQPDVFSVTPWGHQGWTRVELRRVDRALLEELLVGAWRRVAPKRVVAQWDAGRNGKPTAPPDAPSRPARRRRAP from the coding sequence ATGTCGAGCGGGTCTCCCACGCCTTCCACGCCTCCCCCTCCCACGCATGTTCCTTCTGCGTTCCGTTCCGAGGACTTCCAGAGGCTCGCGCTGTCGCTTCCCGAGGCCGAGGAGCAGGACCACTGGGGCAAACCGTCGTTCCGCGTGCGAGGGAAGATCTTCGCGACCCACTGGGTGGCGGAGGAGCACGCGGTCCTCAAGCTGTCGCTGGAGGAACAAGACAGCCTGGTGCAGGCGCAGCCCGACGTCTTCTCCGTGACGCCGTGGGGGCACCAGGGCTGGACGCGGGTGGAGCTCCGCCGCGTCGATCGGGCGCTCCTGGAAGAGCTGCTCGTGGGCGCATGGCGTCGCGTGGCGCCGAAGCGCGTGGTCGCGCAGTGGGACGCCGGCCGCAACGGGAAGCCGACGGCGCCTCCGGACGCACCCTCACGCCCGGCGAGACGTCGGCGCGCCCCCTGA
- a CDS encoding SUMF1/EgtB/PvdO family nonheme iron enzyme, whose amino-acid sequence MPRSLHVPRSLHVPRSLHVPRSLHVPPPSRPLHLVLAALAAAAPACSRGDADRGRDAGAPPSGPAASAPEAPAPRASGEAGAPDAAGGDAGAPGAVGDPMAIHYEAREDLVRLFSLKEFSERERKFKNPELFLEKNFGGGSPARLNQGNKELARHTRSKEQCLEGLRGVVLQTEEQRARCGGQENMVPVYRRGKPASAEFCIDIFEFPNKPCELPMVWASPTQAATVCSLQGKRLCTEDEWSLACRGDPEGGKPRTYAYGDELDLAICHTQTPHRDIDGKPCDGDTARSAYQTCATDTEPAGSFPACRSRFGVFDQHGNVAEIMTRRDRDDGKLYSQLKGSAWFYVEVAREHDAPRPKGRETYPDHCAYSPRWHVEPMEDAWHANYHLGLRCCKTIR is encoded by the coding sequence GTGCCCCGCTCGCTCCACGTGCCCCGCTCGCTCCACGTGCCCCGCTCGCTCCACGTGCCCCGCTCGCTCCACGTGCCCCCTCCCTCCCGTCCCTTGCACCTTGTGCTGGCGGCGCTCGCCGCCGCCGCGCCCGCCTGCTCCCGCGGCGACGCCGATCGCGGCCGCGACGCCGGCGCGCCGCCTTCAGGCCCGGCGGCCTCCGCCCCGGAGGCGCCTGCCCCTCGGGCCTCCGGCGAGGCCGGCGCGCCCGATGCGGCCGGCGGCGACGCTGGCGCGCCCGGGGCGGTCGGCGATCCGATGGCGATCCACTACGAGGCGCGCGAGGATCTGGTGCGGCTCTTCTCGCTGAAGGAGTTCTCGGAGCGAGAGCGGAAGTTCAAGAACCCCGAGCTCTTCCTGGAGAAGAACTTCGGCGGCGGCTCGCCTGCCCGGCTCAACCAGGGCAACAAGGAGCTCGCGCGGCACACGCGATCGAAGGAGCAGTGCCTGGAGGGCCTCCGGGGCGTCGTCCTCCAGACGGAGGAGCAGCGCGCCCGCTGCGGCGGCCAGGAGAACATGGTGCCCGTGTACCGGCGCGGGAAGCCGGCGTCGGCCGAGTTCTGCATCGACATCTTCGAGTTCCCCAACAAGCCGTGCGAGCTGCCGATGGTGTGGGCGAGCCCGACGCAGGCGGCGACCGTGTGCAGCCTGCAGGGCAAGCGCCTCTGCACAGAGGACGAGTGGAGCCTCGCGTGTCGCGGCGATCCAGAGGGCGGCAAGCCGAGGACGTACGCTTACGGCGACGAGCTCGATCTCGCCATCTGCCACACGCAGACGCCGCACCGCGACATCGACGGCAAGCCGTGCGACGGCGACACCGCGCGCTCCGCCTACCAGACCTGCGCGACCGACACCGAGCCTGCGGGGTCCTTCCCCGCGTGCCGCTCGCGGTTCGGGGTGTTCGATCAGCACGGCAACGTGGCCGAGATCATGACCCGCCGGGACCGCGACGACGGCAAGCTGTACAGCCAGCTCAAGGGGAGCGCCTGGTTCTACGTCGAGGTCGCCCGCGAGCACGACGCCCCGAGGCCGAAGGGCCGGGAGACCTACCCCGATCACTGCGCCTACAGCCCGCGCTGGCACGTCGAGCCGATGGAGGACGCGTGGCACGCGAATTACCACCTCGGGCTGAGGTGCTGTAAGACGATCCGCTGA
- a CDS encoding ABC transporter ATP-binding protein, translating into MRPAISLRGATKVFASRRAIDAVSFEVRRGGATALLGRNGAGKTTTMRLVTGILLPDEGAVEVLGGRSDSVAIRDRVGYLPEERGLYKQMPVAEHLAFLGELKGVRPRRARESAARLLRSLELTHVARARIETLSKGNQQKVQLCGALVHDPEILVLDEPMSGLDPVNAVVVKRLFGELRAAGKTLLLSTHVMPLAESLADHVVVVDRGRVVLEGPVGEVKASFAGNTARIEFDGDGTFLLGVDGVVSARIEPGAAELVLRDAGDAQRALSAAISRLRVRRFEVSSPSLGDIFSRVVGEGAPPPLAHRARAGRGAALEAPREPHPRRLEA; encoded by the coding sequence ATGAGGCCCGCGATCTCGCTCCGGGGGGCGACGAAGGTCTTCGCGTCGCGCAGGGCCATCGACGCCGTGTCGTTCGAGGTGCGGCGCGGCGGCGCCACCGCGCTCCTTGGCCGGAACGGCGCTGGGAAGACGACGACGATGCGCCTCGTGACAGGCATCCTCCTCCCCGACGAGGGCGCGGTCGAGGTGCTCGGAGGCAGGAGCGACAGCGTCGCGATCCGCGATCGCGTCGGCTACCTCCCGGAGGAGCGAGGCCTGTACAAGCAGATGCCTGTCGCCGAGCACCTGGCCTTCCTCGGCGAGCTCAAGGGCGTCCGCCCGCGCCGCGCGCGCGAGAGCGCCGCGCGGCTCCTCCGGTCGCTCGAGCTCACGCACGTCGCGCGCGCGCGGATCGAGACGCTGTCGAAGGGCAACCAGCAGAAGGTGCAGCTCTGCGGCGCGCTCGTCCACGACCCGGAGATCCTCGTCCTCGACGAGCCCATGTCGGGCCTCGACCCCGTCAACGCCGTGGTCGTGAAGCGGCTCTTCGGGGAGCTCCGCGCCGCCGGAAAGACCCTGTTGCTCTCGACCCACGTCATGCCGCTCGCCGAGAGCCTGGCCGACCACGTCGTCGTCGTCGATCGGGGGCGCGTCGTCCTGGAGGGCCCCGTCGGCGAGGTGAAGGCGTCCTTCGCCGGCAACACCGCGCGGATCGAGTTCGACGGCGACGGCACCTTCCTCCTCGGCGTCGACGGCGTGGTGAGCGCGCGGATCGAGCCCGGCGCGGCGGAGCTCGTGCTGCGCGACGCCGGCGACGCGCAGCGGGCGCTCTCGGCGGCGATCTCGCGCCTCCGGGTGCGGCGGTTCGAGGTCTCGTCGCCGTCGCTCGGTGACATCTTCTCTCGCGTCGTCGGCGAGGGCGCCCCGCCGCCGCTCGCCCACAGGGCGCGCGCGGGCCGGGGCGCGGCGCTGGAGGCGCCTCGTGAGCCGCATCCTCGTCGTCTTGAAGCGTGA
- a CDS encoding ABC transporter permease produces the protein MSRILVVLKREYVAAVKTASFALTTLLLPVLFAAVGLLPALIVAVGVGDRSVVVVDGTGRLRGVVEAASAGLAEEASARSAARSLGAAMGSAVLPRAARLRLTYVAPGDAAATSAAVAALLDGARAGVEAGGHGVDGVVVLPPAMLEDPGARGALYARGADLDAVEHAAAAMARGVAVARWTARGRDAAEIEGLLSPPAFDPAPLSSSGPGGPGGDLDMLVAFGFGGLLFVAILLNGREILRRIVQEKSDRIMEILLSSVTPFELLSGRILGLAAAGLTQIVVWLGMAAVAGAAIGALGGPRLIDAETLLRPMVAVYFVVFFLLGYLVNVAVYAVGGAAASSEKAAQQLMSPISMALSAPPFFLVVIAGHPGSTLAVVLSMIPIYAPMVMFVRVLVSEPPLWQILVAIGGTGATVLLFIWVAARIFRIGVLSHGATPSLRELWRWARAR, from the coding sequence GTGAGCCGCATCCTCGTCGTCTTGAAGCGTGAGTACGTCGCCGCAGTGAAGACCGCGTCCTTCGCCCTCACGACGCTCCTCCTGCCGGTCCTCTTCGCGGCGGTGGGCCTGCTCCCTGCGCTCATCGTCGCCGTCGGCGTCGGCGACCGCTCGGTCGTCGTTGTCGACGGGACAGGCCGGCTCCGCGGGGTCGTGGAGGCCGCCTCTGCGGGCCTCGCCGAGGAGGCGTCGGCGCGGTCCGCAGCGAGGTCGCTCGGCGCCGCGATGGGCAGCGCGGTGCTCCCGAGGGCCGCCCGGCTGCGGCTCACCTACGTCGCCCCCGGGGACGCCGCCGCCACGAGCGCGGCCGTCGCGGCGCTGCTCGACGGCGCGAGGGCGGGCGTCGAGGCGGGAGGGCACGGCGTGGACGGCGTGGTGGTGCTCCCGCCCGCGATGCTCGAGGACCCTGGCGCGAGGGGCGCGCTCTACGCGAGGGGGGCTGACCTCGACGCCGTCGAGCACGCCGCGGCGGCGATGGCGCGCGGCGTCGCCGTGGCGCGGTGGACGGCGCGCGGCCGCGACGCCGCCGAGATCGAGGGCCTCCTGTCGCCCCCTGCGTTCGATCCGGCGCCTCTCTCCTCGAGCGGCCCCGGGGGCCCCGGCGGCGACCTCGACATGCTCGTCGCCTTCGGCTTCGGCGGCCTGCTCTTCGTCGCGATCCTCTTGAACGGTCGCGAGATCTTGCGCCGCATCGTGCAGGAGAAGTCGGATCGTATCATGGAGATCCTCCTTTCCTCGGTGACGCCGTTCGAGCTCCTGTCCGGGAGGATCCTCGGCCTCGCCGCCGCCGGCCTCACGCAGATCGTCGTGTGGCTCGGGATGGCGGCTGTCGCGGGCGCCGCGATCGGCGCGCTGGGAGGGCCGCGCCTCATCGACGCCGAGACCCTGCTTCGTCCCATGGTCGCCGTGTACTTCGTCGTGTTCTTTCTCCTGGGATATCTCGTGAACGTGGCTGTCTATGCCGTCGGGGGCGCGGCCGCGAGCTCCGAGAAGGCCGCGCAGCAGCTGATGAGCCCTATCTCGATGGCGCTCTCCGCGCCGCCGTTCTTCCTCGTGGTCATCGCCGGTCACCCCGGCTCGACGCTCGCCGTCGTGCTCTCGATGATCCCGATCTACGCCCCGATGGTGATGTTCGTCCGGGTCCTCGTCTCCGAGCCGCCGCTCTGGCAGATCCTCGTCGCCATCGGCGGCACCGGCGCGACCGTGCTGCTCTTCATCTGGGTCGCCGCAAGGATCTTCCGGATAGGCGTGCTCTCCCATGGAGCGACGCCGAGCCTCCGCGAGCTCTGGCGCTGGGCCCGCGCCAGGTGA
- a CDS encoding helix-turn-helix domain-containing protein, giving the protein MPPRAEVLQDDPPTRPAPRARLAHARVDVYPSPAMAMQSLAPRARIARGKSGEGRWEIATRPPAPHLRPYIRDYSGYTEETPGPLRRRELPAPQIVVIIEFGPPLRVFDAGSDRRHSSHPGGFVAGLDATFTITEHDGFQRGLQVNLTPIGARLFFGVPMEELTGRVISARDLLPRKHARLAERLEELPTWDARFDLIERALGERVDEARIEVGVVSWAFRRIEERGGAVDMRALARELGYSQKHVIGLFREHVGIPPKLLARLVRFDRLVRHLKTGATGTWAELAQRFGYYDQAHLARDVKQFSGTTPTRTRAALIDVAGMSP; this is encoded by the coding sequence ATGCCACCTCGGGCTGAGGTGCTGCAAGACGATCCGCCGACGCGCCCCGCCCCGCGCGCGCGGCTGGCTCACGCCCGCGTCGACGTGTACCCTTCTCCCGCGATGGCGATGCAATCGCTGGCGCCTCGTGCACGGATCGCCCGCGGCAAGTCCGGTGAGGGCCGCTGGGAGATCGCGACGCGGCCCCCGGCGCCGCACCTCCGGCCTTACATCCGCGACTACAGCGGCTACACGGAGGAGACGCCCGGGCCGCTGCGGCGGCGAGAGCTCCCGGCGCCGCAGATCGTCGTGATCATCGAGTTCGGACCGCCGCTGCGCGTGTTCGACGCGGGGAGCGATCGCCGTCATTCCTCGCACCCCGGCGGCTTCGTCGCGGGCCTCGACGCCACCTTCACGATCACCGAGCACGACGGGTTCCAGCGCGGGCTCCAGGTGAACCTCACCCCCATCGGGGCGCGGCTCTTCTTCGGGGTGCCCATGGAGGAGCTGACCGGGCGCGTGATCTCGGCGCGCGATCTGCTCCCGAGGAAGCACGCCCGGCTGGCGGAGCGCCTCGAGGAGCTCCCGACCTGGGACGCGCGCTTCGATCTGATCGAGCGGGCGCTCGGCGAGCGCGTGGACGAGGCGCGGATCGAGGTCGGCGTGGTCTCGTGGGCGTTCCGCCGGATCGAGGAGCGCGGGGGCGCTGTCGACATGCGCGCCCTCGCGCGCGAGCTCGGCTACAGCCAGAAGCACGTGATCGGCCTGTTCCGCGAGCACGTCGGCATCCCGCCCAAGCTCCTCGCGCGGCTCGTGCGCTTCGATCGCCTGGTGCGGCACCTCAAGACGGGCGCCACGGGGACGTGGGCGGAGCTCGCCCAGCGGTTCGGCTACTACGACCAGGCGCACCTCGCGCGCGACGTGAAGCAGTTCAGCGGGACGACCCCGACCCGGACGCGCGCGGCGCTGATCGACGTCGCCGGCATGAGCCCGTAG